A single window of Kwoniella dejecticola CBS 10117 chromosome 8, complete sequence DNA harbors:
- a CDS encoding translation elongation factor Tu, which produces MAGQPPPNGFNPGAFEFRPGQGAPFVPRQQQNQQQGGYPGQQQQGYGQYGQYQQGGYGGYPQQGQGYNGYPQYGQQGGYGGYPQQPQSQAYVPPGARQQQQQPPAVRNVQGFQPPNLPPTSSSPKPDVSAGKPVSLSIGGGAPKAAPSLSIGGGGAPKAAPSLSIGGGGAPKAAPSLSIGGGGAPKAAPSLSIGGGGGAKAAPSLSIGGSKKPEEKKADTASTSAVPSKSSTPQPEETPAPVEAPATDAQVKVIASSTDAPAAASAPSQSHTPAPVASGTSTPSGTNYTKVSAKNDADAIAKEQAAAGAEVLKDLYGDDAKDTNVKSHLNIIFTGHVDAGKSTMGGQLLFLTGAVDKRTMEKYEQEAKAAGRETWYLSWALDSNKEERAKGKTIEVGRSYFESEKRRYTILDAPGHKTYVPSMITGAAQADVAILVLSGRKGEFETGFERDGQTREHAMLIKNNGINKLVVVVNKMDDTTVQWDKGRYDEVCSKITPFLKSVGFNPKTDVTFIPVSAQIGQNMKDRVDKKVASWYDGPSLLEFLDNMEVFDRDIDAPLVFPVQEKYAELGTMVMGKIEAGRMKKGDSVILMPNKTPVEISTIYTETMEELDIAFAGDNVRCRISGISDKDITPGFVICSTAKPVKTVTAFKADISVIEAKNIICGGYTAVLHAHTLAEEVTLTALLHYYEKKSKRKSKRPPQFAKQGMLVNVLIETSAPICIETYKDSKILGRFSLRDEGKTVAIGKVTKLIEKTEDMPDVAGLKVSAA; this is translated from the exons ATGGCCGGCCAACCTCCTCCTAACGGATTCAACCCGGGCGCTTTCGAATTCCGACCCGGTCAAGGAGCACCCTTTGTTCCTCGTCAGCAGCAAAACCAACAACAAGGCGGGTACCCAGGCCAACAACAGCAAGGGTACGGTCAGTACGGTCAATACCAACAAGGAGGTTACGGAGGATACCCgcaacaaggtcaaggatATAATGGATATCCTCAATACGGACaacaaggtggatatggcggATACCCCCAACAACCGCAATCTCAAGCTTATGTCCCACCTGGAGCTAgacagcagcaacaacaacctcCCGCCGTAAGAAATGTCCAAGGTTTCCAACCTCCAAACCTACCtcccacttcttcatcgcccaAGCCAGACGTCTCAGCCGGTAAACCAGTATCCCTCTCCATCGGCGGTGGCGCTCCCAAGGCCGCACCTTCACTATCTatcggcggcggcggtgcACCAAAAGCAGCTCCATCATTATCTATAGGCGGCGGCGGTGCACCAAAAGCCGCTCCTTCACTTTCcatcggaggaggaggtgctCCTAAGGCAGCTCCATCATTGTCCATcggtggcggcggcggtgCGAAAGCAGCTCCTTCTTTGAGTATTGGCGGATCCAAGAaaccagaagagaagaaagccgacacagcttcaacttcagctgTTCCCTCGAAGTCATCGACTCCTCAACCAGAGGAGACCCCTGCTCCTGTTGAAGCTCCAGCAACCGACGCTCAAGTCAAAGTAATCGCCTCTAGTACCGATGCCCCAGCTGCAGCTTCAGCTCCATCCCAATCTCACACCCCTGCGCCAGTGGCTTCCGGAACCTCCACTCCGTCCGGGACAAACTACACCAAAGTTTCAGCCAAGAACGACGCAGACGCGATCGCGAAAGAACAGGCTGCTGCAGGTGCTGAAGTCCTGAAAGATCTCTATGGCGACGATGCGAAGGACACCAACGTGAAATCACATTtgaacatcatcttcaccggTCACGTCGATGCCGGTAAATCCACTATGGGAGGTCAGTTGCTCTTCCTGACGGGAGCGGTGGATAAGAGGACGATGGAGAAATACGAACAAGAGGCTAAAGCTGCAGGAAGGGAGACTTGGTATCTCTCCTGGGCATTGGACTcgaacaaggaagaaagagcgaAAGGAAAGACCATCGAAGTCGGACGAAGTTATTTCGAGAGTGAAAAGAGAAGATACACTATCTTGGATGCGCCAGGACATAAGACTTATGTGCCGAGTATGATCACCGGTGCAGCTCAAGCGGATGTAGCTATTCTG GTGCTCTCCGGACGAAAAGGTGAATTCGAGACTGGATTCGAGAGGGATGGACAGACCAGAGAACATGCTatgttgatcaagaacaacgGAATCAACAAGCTGGTCGTGGTTGTTAACAAGATGGACGACACTACCGTGCAATGGGATAAGGGAAG ATACGACGAAGTCTGCAGTAAAATCACGCCTTTCTTGAAATCCGTCGGATTCAACCCCAAGACAGACGTCACCTTCATACCTGTGTCCGCGCAAATCGGTCAGAACATGAAGGATAGAGTTGACAAGAAGGTCGCTTCGTGGTACGA TGGTCCATCCCTTCTTGAATTCCTCGACAATATGGAAGTTTTCGACCGAGATATCGATGCTCCACTAGTATTCCCCGTTCAAGAGAAGTATgctgagcttg GTACGATGGTCATGGGGAAGATAGAAGCTGGTCGAATGAAGAAAGGAGACAGTGTGATATTGATGCCTAACAAG ACACCTGTCGAAATCTCCACGATCTACACCGAGACAATGGAAGAGCTCGATATTGCTTTCGCGGGCGATAACGTCCGATGCCGTATATCAGGTATCTCAGATAAAGATATCACGCCCGGTTTCGTGATTTGCTCGACCGCTAAACCGGTCAAGACGGTCACAGCCTTCAAGGCGGACATCAGTGTGATTGAAGCCAAGAACATTATTTGTGGAGGGTATACAGCTGTTCTTCA CGCTCATACTTTGGCTGAAGAAGTCACTTTGACC GCCCTCCTCCACTACTACGaaaagaagagcaagaggaagtCCAAGAGACCTCCTCAATTCGCCAAACAAGGAATGCTCGTTAATGTCCTGATAGAGACTTCGGCGCCTATATGTATAGAGACGTACAAAGATTCCAAGATCCTAGGACGGTTCTCGCTGCgtgacgaag GTAAAACTGTAGCCATAGGAAAAGTGACGAAACTCATCGAGAAGACTGAAGATATGCCTGACGTAGCGGGTTTGAAGGTCAGCGCTGCTTAA
- a CDS encoding methionine-tRNA ligase, beta subunit: protein MSTVSDFVKAAERADPTLAGSSDKDKAEIAKLSNETEGYVKDLSALNEKLTPLTYLYSNAPSSADISLYAHLHPSLINAPPTQHPEKPSLLRYFLQIQSLDSVKSAQKELPNSFPSLDIDLSSLPVPERKAPPPKVKKDKKAAPAPAAGVAETVTNAVNAAASSASAAVSAATETAVNAASAVKDAVVGGSPSAPVEGGKGNGNGQKKEKKEKKEKAPKAPAVKEEPTGPLPSMIDMRVGRVLDVKRHPDADSLYVESIDVGEEEPRTVCSGLVKYMSEDQIRGATIVVICNLKPVTMRGVKSFAMLLCASSKDGKDAPGGIEFVLPPEGSQPGERIYFEGEKYENAKPEAQLNPKKKIFETIQPGFTTLETREAAWIDPETKTVHKIRTKDGVLKAGTLVGASLS, encoded by the exons ATGTCTACCGTTTCCGACTTTGTCAAAGCCGCCGAGAGAGCTGATCCAACTTTGGCCGGATCAAgcgacaaggacaaagcTGAAATTGCTAAGCTATCCAATGAGACTGAGGGATACGTCAAAGATCTTTCT GCGCTCAACGAGAAACTTACCCCCCTTACATACCTTTACTCGAATgcaccttcttcggcggaTATCTCTTTATACGCGCACCTTCACCCATCTTTA ATAAATGCCCCACCAACCCAACATCCCGAGAAACCTTCTTTACTCCGATACTTCCTTCAAATCCAATCACTCGACTCCGTCAAATCCGCTCAAAAAGAACTACCCAactccttcccttctttggATATCGATCTatcctctcttcctgttcccgAGCGTAAAGCGCCTCCACcaaaagtcaagaaagataagaaagcAGCGCCAGCTCCCGCTGCTGGGGTAGCTGAGACAGTGACGAACGCCGTCAATGCTGCTGCCTCGAGCGCCAGTGCAGCCGTCAGTGCCGCTACCGAGACAGCTGTGAATGCCGCTTCGGCAGTCAAAGATGCCGTTGTCGGTGGATCACCTTCTGCACCGGTTGAAGGCGGTAAAGGTAATGGTAAcggtcagaagaaggaaaagaaagagaagaaagagaaagcgcCTAAAGCTCCTGCGGTGAAAGAGGAGCCTACGGGTCCGTTACCGTCGATGATTGATATGCGAGTTGGAAGAGtccttgatg TCAAGCGACATCCCGATGCGGACAGTCTGTATGTCGAATCCATCGAtgtgggagaagaagaacccCGAACGGTATGTTCGGGGTTGGTAAAATACATGAGcgaggatcagatcagggGAGCTACTATCGTTGTCATC TGTAATCTGAAACCAGTCACCATGCGAGGTGTCAAGTCGTTCGCGATGCTCTTATGTGCCTCGTCGAAAGACGGTAAAGACGCGCCGGGCGGTATCGAGTTCGTCCTTCCTCCTGAGGGTTCTCAGCCCGGTGAAAGAATCTACTTCGAGGGCGAGAAATACGAGA ATGCCAAACCTGAAGCCCAGCTCAACCCTAAGAAAAAGATCTTCGAGACCATCCAACCTGGTTTCACCACCCTAGAAACTAGAGAAGCAGCATGGATCGACCCTGAGACGAAGACGGTGCATAAGATCCGAACAAAGGATGGGGTCTTGAAAGCTGGTACTTTGGTCGGTGCGAGTTTGTCATAG